In the genome of Pangasianodon hypophthalmus isolate fPanHyp1 chromosome 23, fPanHyp1.pri, whole genome shotgun sequence, one region contains:
- the col8a2 gene encoding collagen alpha-2(VIII) chain — protein sequence MTLVSTCVLLLMLGGNALCGGYAPMPQMKYVQPMMKGPVGPPFREGKGQYLEYPPAMEVKGEPGPQGKPGPRGPAGPPGLPGKPGIGKPGLNGQPGPQGPSGLPGIGKPGLPGLPGKVGPKGPQGNDGDKGLQGEPGLRGLPGQPGAPGPAGLSLNGKPGLPGIRGPPGTMGEPGPKGGRGLPGEKGDKGENGNGNPGPPGLRGPNGLQGPPGPPGNTGVGKPGLNGPPGPSGQKGNPGLPGDQGLPGKPGSAGLPGPPGSPGVGKPGLDGVPGRPGQIGPKGEPGLRGPNGFPGAPGYGKPGLAGQKGDRGPAGLPGAQGDKGEPGIGGLPGDTGPAGQPGPSGLPGPMGLPGKHGLPGLKGDFGPQGPPGLPGLRGDQGPSGLAGKPGLPGDKGLPGSSGPIGKPGPKGDAGHIGLPGNPGLTGPQGPKGENGLPGPPGSRGIAGIPGLPGPTGHMGPQGIPGLKGEQGPPGPPGNGKNGDQGTSGPQGPQGKPGPAGISGPRGLPGPPGPPGPPGPSNGDTKVAVSGLDVGGETIPSQNGKPQYRIELSATAAPAFTAILTTPFPPSGMPIKFDRTLYNGQNAYNPATGIFTSPMPGVYYFSYHVHVKGTSLWVALYRNNVPATYTYDEYKKGYMDQASGSAVLELKENDQVWVQMPSDQANGLYSTEYIHSSFSGFLLCPT from the exons ATGACACTGGTATCCACATGTGTGCTGCTGCTAATGTTGGGGGGTAATGCTCTGTGTGGTGGCTATGCCCCTATGCCCCAGATGAAGTACGTGCAGCCTATGATGAAGGGTCCAGTCGGCCCTCCCTTCAGAGAGGGGAAGGGTCAGTATCTTG AGTATCCACCTGCAATGGAAGTGAAAGGGGAGCCTGGCCCACAAGGAAAGCCAGGACCCAGAGGACCAGCTGGGCCCCCAGGATTACCTGGGAAACCTGGAATAGGGAAACCAGGTCTCAATGGTCAGCCAGGACCCCAGGGCCCATCAGGGTTGCCAGGAATTGGAAAACCAGGACTACCTGGTCTGCCAGGAAAGGTTGGACCCAAAGGACCACAAGGAAATGATGGTGACAAGGGACTTCAAGGTGAGCCTGGGCTACGTGGATTACCAGGGCAACCAGGAGCACCTGGTCCTGCAGGTCTCTCATTAAATGGCAAACCTGGGCTCCCTGGAATTCGGGGCCCACCAGGAACTATGGGTGAACCAGGACCAAAAGGTGGTCGTGGTTTGCCTGGTGAGAAAGGAGACAAAGGAGAAAATGGCAATGGCAATCCAGGTCCACCAGGCCTAAGAGGACCTAATGGCCTTCAGGGACCCCCTGGACCTCCCGGTAATACAGGTGTGGGAAAACCTGGACTGAATGGGCCACCTGGGCCTTCTGGACAGAAAGGAAACCCGGGGCTTCCAGGGGACCAAGGTCTTCCAGGAAAACCTGGGTCTGCAGGACTGCCAGGGCCACCTGGATCACCTGGAGTGGGAAAACCTGGGTTGGATGGTGTACCTGGTAGACCAGGTCAAATTGGACCAAAAGGTGAACCAGGCCTAAGGGGACCTAATGGGTTTCCTGGGGCTCCTGGTTATGGTAAACCTGGTCTTGCAGGACAGAAAGGAGACAGAGGCCCTGCTGGATTACCAGGAGCTCAAGGTGATAAAGGGGAACCCGGAATAGGAGGACTACCAGGGGATACGGGGCCAGCTGGGCAGCCAGGACCTTCAGGTTTACCAGGTCCAATGGGTCTTCCAGGAAAACATGGCTTGCCTGGCCTGAAGGGAGACTTTGGTCCCCAAGGGCCTCCTGGCTTGCCTGGACTAAGAGGGGATCAGGGTCCCAGTGGTTTGGCGGGTAAGCCTGGCCTCCCAGGGGATAAAGGGCTTCCTGGATCAAGTGGACCCATTGGAAAACCAGGTCCTAAAGGTGATGCTGGTCACATTGGTTTGCCTGGTAATCCTGGACTGACTGGGCCTCAAGGCCCCAAAGGAGAAAATGGCCTTCCAGGGCCCCCAGGGTCACGTGGTATAGCTGGGATTCCTGGGCTACCAGGGCCCACAGGACATATGGGACCACAGGGCATTCCAGGCTTGAAAGGAGAGCAAGGCCCACCAGGACCCCCAGGAAATGGAAAGAATGGGGATCAGGGAACATCAGGTCCACAGGGGCCACAAGGAAAACCAGGCCCTGCTGGAATAAGTGGTCCTCGAGGTCTTCCAGGTCCACCCGGCCCACCCGGCCCACCGGGTCCTTCTAATGGAGATACCAAAGTGGCAGTGTCAGGGCTTGATGTTGGTGGAGAGACAATACCAAGTCAAAATGGAAAACCACAATATAGGATTGAGCTTTCTGCTACTGCAGCTCCTGCTTTCACTGCTATTCTCACAACACCCTTTCCACCATCTGGTATGCCTATCAAATTTGACAGGACTCTCTACAATGGGCAGAATGCTTATAACCCTGCCACTGGCATCTTCACCAGCCCAATGCCTGGAGTTTACTACTTTTCTTACCATGTTCATGTAAAGGGAACCAGCCTGTGGGTGGCACTATACAGAAACAATGTGCCTGCCACATACACATATGATGAATACAAGAAGGGCTATATGGACCAGGCATCAGGTAGTGCAGTGCTGGAGCTAAAAGAAAATGACCAAGTTTGGGTGCAGATGCCATCCGACCAAGCAAATGGGCTCTACTCCACTGAgtatattcattcatccttcTCAGGCTTCCTACTGTGCCCCACATAA